Proteins from one Podospora pseudoanserina strain CBS 124.78 chromosome 1, whole genome shotgun sequence genomic window:
- the MET7 gene encoding Folylpolyglutamate synthetase (EggNog:ENOG503NUTU; COG:H), protein MHHVLKRKAIFGGLPTTSFKSTTTRNTLISILVSYRRQHFSEMASRTYNDAIDTLNTLQTPFAVIEARRKAGIRPDANSVQEMRGYLARIGYSTSSDLEKLNIVHVAGTKGKGSTCAFVDSILSKWHQTKGIPKKVGLFTSPHLIAVRERIRINSRPISEEMFARYFFEVWDRLEDNSTVATDLVEPGTKPIYARYLTLMSYHVYLSEGVDVAIYETGIGGEYDATNVVERPVASGISTLGIDHVYVLGDTVDKIAWHKAGILKKGSPGFTIEQVGSAAEVLKNRAEEKGVDLKVLEVDQRLQGVRVRPDANFQKKNATLAIALAETALKKLDPDFKPDAAALPSEFVDGIEQVVWRGRCEVKEEDNIIWHVDGAHTVDSLKMAARWFVEETKTEGKGPKVLIFNQQGRSEAVDFLDGLCNTVKNADSTGQGFQHVIFCTNVTYATMGYKRDFVNHQYNPADIEKMTQQRIFAEKWASLDTSAKILVIPSIEEAINTARGLANSEGEDGSKVQALITGSLHLVGGALGILEKADAL, encoded by the exons ATGCATCATGTGCTGAAGCGAAAAGCAATCTTTGGCGGTTTACCGACGACATCTTTcaagtccaccaccacaaggaATACCCTCATCTCAATTCTTGTCAGCTACCGGCGGCAACACTTTTCAGAGATGGCGTCAAGAACATATAAT GACGCAATcgacaccctcaacaccctccagACCCCCTTCGCTGTCATTGAGGCCCGCCGGAAAGCAGGCATTCGCCCCGATGCGAACTCCGTCCAGGAAATGAGAGGCTATCTGGCCCGGATAGGTTACTCGACATCATCTgatctcgagaagctcaacaTCGTGCACGTTGCTGGCaccaaggggaagggaagcaCGTGTGCTTTTGTCGATTCCATCTTGTCAAAATGGCACCAGACGAAAGGGATTCCAAAAAAGGTTGGCTTATTCACCAGCCCACATTTGATCGCAGTCCGCGAAAGGATACGAATCAATTCTAGGCCGATTTCAGAGGAGATGTTTGCAAGGTATTTCTTCGAGGTCTGGGACAGGCTAGAGGACAACAGCACAGTTGCGACTGATCTCGTCGAGCCTGGCACGAAACCAATCTACGCGCGGTACCTGACTCTCATGAGCTACCATGTCTACCTGTCGGAAGGCGTCGACGTTGCCATTTATGAGACGGGAATAGGGGGCGAGTACGATGCCACGAATGTGGTGGAGCGGCCTGTGGCGAGCGGCATCAGCACATTGGGCATTGACCATGTCTATGTGTTGGGCGACACAGTTGACAAGATCGCGTGGCACAAGGCAGGAATCTTGAAGAAAGGCAGCCCTGGTTTCACCATCGAGCAGGTCGGTTCTGCTGCCGAGGTGCTCAAGAACAgagcagaggagaagggtgtcGATCTGAAGGTCCTCGAGGTCGATCAAAGGCTCCAAGGCGTGAGAGTTAGGCCCGATGCGAATttccagaagaagaatgcTACGCTCGCAATTGCTTTGGCTGAGACGGCGCTGAAAAAGCTGGATCCCGATTTTAAGCCGGATGCGGCGGCATTGCCAAGTGAGTTTGTTGATGGGATAGAACAAGTCGTTTGGAGGGGACGGTGTGAGGTCAAAGAAGAGGACAATATTATTTGGCACGTGGACGGTGCGCACACCGTAGATAgcttgaagatggcggccaGGTGGTTCGTCGAGGAAACCAAGACTGAGGGCAAGGGACCAAAAGTTTTAATATTCAACCAACAAGGGCGGAGTGAGGCTGTCGACTTCCTGGACGGATTATGCAACACTGTGAAGAACGCCGATTCGACAGGTCAAGGGTTCCAGCATGTCATCTTCTGCACGAATGTCACATATGCTACGATGGGCTATAAGAGAG ACTTTGTGAATCACCAGTACAACCCAGCTGACATCGAGAAAATGACCCAGCAACGTATATTTGCTGAGAAATGGGCATCACTCGACACATCTGCCAAGATTCTAGTGATACCTAGCATTGAGGAAGCCATCAACACTGCGAGAGGGTTGGCAAATTCCGAGGGAGAAGACGGCAGCAAGGTACAAGCACTCATCACAGGCAGTTTACATCTTGTTGGCGGAGCATTGGGAATTTTGGAGAAAGCTGATGCTCTTTAA
- a CDS encoding hypothetical protein (EggNog:ENOG503NUTU; COG:H), with protein MSSSVSYQKALSRLSALQSNLAITSLFTVPLPDGTDRNAAAIPEMLFWLSRAGLSPESIASSGLKCVHVAGTKGKGSVSAFVGSILAQYSNPPTQKVGVYTSPHLVDQRERISLLSPQEKEGMIDEEKFGKYVNLVWDTMTAEARKQLGAEAKEEELEGPGTKPFYFRFLTIVALRAFLGEGVRDAVVECGIGGEYDSTNVLTEKSVSAAVVTQLGIDHVGMLGDTVEKIAWHKAGIFKRGVKAFTIRHPRETVGEVLRERAREKGAELVEIGVEGVEGGMLQGPFQKGNMALAVYAAREHLVKTGHKFEGRFGLDEEWGLDDIPDKFVKGLREASLRGRCEVVRDGKDGTEWLVDGAHTEDSLAGVGEWFASRGGDGLRVLVFNQQERDPKILLTALLKGAEKEASGSKEVFTHAFFTRNEELPPKEGEKRDQSVQTKALEIMKEYNGEVESRVSDNVQLTIEGVKYLTAKARAEGKECRVLATGSFHLVGTVLKRISA; from the exons TCTGGCTCTCCCGCGCGGGGCTCTCCCCGGAGAGCATCGCCTCCTCAGGCCTGAAATGTGTGCATGTCGCCGGGACAAAAGGCAAGGGCAGCGTCAGCGCTTTTGTGGGGAGCATCCTCGCCCAatactccaacccccccactcAAAAGGTGGGAGTGTACACCTCTCCCCATCTGGTTGACCAAAGGGAGCGGATCTCCCTTTTATCGCcacaggaaaaagaagggatGATTGATGAGGAGAAGTTTGGCAAGTACGTCAATCTGGTGTGGGATACCATGACtgcggaggcgaggaagcagCTTGGTGCCGaggcaaaagaagaggagttggaggggccGGGGACGAAGCCGTTTTATTTTCGGTTTCTGACTATTGTTGCCTTGAGGGCGTTTCTGGgcgagggggtgagggatgcggtggtggagtgcGGGATTGGGGGGGAGTATGATTCTACTAATGTGCTCACGGAGAAGAGTGTCAGTGCTGCGGTGGTGACGCAGTTGGGGATTGATCATGTTGGTATGCTTGGGGATACTGTCGAAAAGATTGCGTGGCATAAGGCGGGGATTTTCAAACGGGGGGTGAAGGCTTTTACGATTAGGCATCCACGGGAgacggtgggggaggttttgagggagagggcgagggaaaagggggcggaaTTAGTGGAGattg gggtggaaggggtggaaggggggatgttgCAGGGACCGTTTCAGAAGGGGAATATGGCTTTGGCTGTGTATGCTGCTCGGGAGCATCTTGTTAAAACAGGCCACAAGTTTGAAGGGAGGTTTGGGCTTGATGAGGAGTGGGGGCTGGATGATATACCGGATAAGTTTGTGAAGGGTCTTAGAGAGGCGAGTTTGAGAGGGAGATGTGAGGTTGTaagggatgggaaggatGGGACCGAGTGGCTTGTGGATGGAGCGCATACAGAGGATAGTTTGGCGGGTGTGGGAGAGTGGTTTGCTtcgaggggaggagatgggctGAGGGTTCTGGTGTTTAACCAGCAGGAACGGGACCCAAAGATACTGCTTACTGCGTTGCTCAAGGGCGCAGAGAAGGAAGCTAGTGGGTCAAAGGAGGTGTTTACACATGCTTTTTTCACGAGAAACGAAGAGCTACCACCAAAGGAAGGCGAGAAGAGAGACCAGAGTGTGCAGACGAAAGCACTCGAGATCATGAAGGAGTACAACGGTGAGGTGGAAAGTAGAGTGTCCGACAATGTTCAGTTGACTATTGAAGGGGTTAAATATTTGACAGCAAAGGCAAGAGCGGAAGGAAAGGAGTGCCGGGTGCTGGCGACGGGAAGTTTCCATCTTGTTGGAACTGTCTTGAAGAGAATCAGTGCATAG